The proteins below are encoded in one region of Equus caballus isolate H_3958 breed thoroughbred chromosome 16, TB-T2T, whole genome shotgun sequence:
- the INKA1 gene encoding PAK4-inhibitor INKA1, translating to MHSARLDSFLGQLRWELLCGRDTGSPPMPGPLPPPPKPGPGVGLSHRLRAPDALEEDSVCCVEEEEEEAVVIRNRGVALGGPREHALDWDSGFSEVSGSTWREEELPVLQHRAPPAWPSHRERLSASGVSLPRGASVASAPPAHRPRPKSTPDACLEHWRGLEGEDWTAALLSRGRSRQPLVLGDNCFADLVHNWMELPEAVGEGDVGGGPRARPRPPQFLLGLSEQLRRQLARARRAAMAGKRLSCPPRSEPELPADVSRFAALMSCRSRQPIICNDVISYL from the coding sequence CCCCCAATGCCTGGCCCTCTTCCACCACCTCCCAAACCTGGCCCAGGTGTGGGGCTCAGCCACCGGCTCAGGGCCCCAGATGCCTTGGAAGAGGATTCGGTCTGCTGcgtggaggaagaggaagaagaagctgTGGTGATAAGAAACAGGGGTGTAGCCTTGGGGGGCCCGAGGGAGCATGCCCTGGACTGGGACTCTGGCTTCTCGGAGGTGTCAGGCAGCACatggagagaggaagagctgCCAGTACTTCAGCACCGAGCACCTCCAGCATGGCCCTCCCATAGAGAGCGCCTCTCGGCCAGTGGCGTCTCCCTGCCCAGAGGGGCCTCTGTGGCCAGTGCACCCCCTGCCCACCGACCACGGCCCAAGTCCACCCCAGATGCCTGCCTGGAGCATTGGCGAGGGCTGGAAGGTGAGGACTGGACAGCAGCCTTGCTGAGCAGAGGTCGCAGTCGCCAGCCCCTGGTGCTGGGGGACAACTGCTTTGCTGACTTGGTGCACAACTGGATGGAGCTGCCTGAGGCAGTGGGTGAGGGGGATGTTGGTGGTGGGCCCCGTGCCCGTCCTCGGCCCCCCCAGTTTctgcttggcctctctgagcagcTGCGGCGTCAGCTGGCCAGGGCACGCCGGGCAGCCATGGCGGGAAAGCGCCTGTCATGCCCACCTCGCTCAGAACCTGAACTGCCTGCAGATGTCTCACGCTTTGCAGCTCTCATGAGCTGCCGCAGTCGCCAGCCGATCATCTGCAATGATGTCATCAGCTACCTCTGA